Part of the Chanos chanos chromosome 5, fChaCha1.1, whole genome shotgun sequence genome, TTCATCATCTGTCTTGTGACAGTTATTTGAACAAAAAAGCCCTCTGCTTCTTAATTGGCtagagggggtggggagtgggTGGAAATTAAATAGGCTGTCTCACAGCTGAATGAAcggagacttaaaaaaaaaatggggaagAAGGAGGATTTGTGTATCGTTTTGTTACAGGCAAACCATGCTTACGTGAAATTACCTGCTTTGATATCTCCTTTGAATCAACACCCCCCAGCCTATTTCAGTTGTCTCCTTGTCTGTACCATTGctaatgaatacattttaaatgaattaaaaatggaaataaatcaAATTCAGTTTAACAATTTGCTTTTCTGGGATTTTCAAGTGTTTCTTGACTGCCTATGCAACGAAAACTCTCACTTCTGGAATACTAATACTTTGACCTTTTAAGTGGGTCAAGCATCCAAGCAGGTTTATTCTCAAATGAGATCAAAACTTCATAAACAGTCCAGATGCCTGCCCCATCTCCTGTACTTTCAATTCCTCTTGTCTcctcacatttttaaaaatccattgtTACTTGTTCATTGCATTACCCCTCATGGGGTCTTTCCTCTGAAATACCATTGCTCTCTAGGTCATATTGTTCCTTAAATTTAGATTATGATGGACTGACAGTGTCTTTCAGTCGTAGCACAGCAATTTCTTCTGTGGTCTTGTGAGTGCACCTTGTAAAATTTCATCACTGTCCTTGCCCCAAACCATTTCAGCACTTTCaatatttcaccaaaaaaaaaaaaaatatatatatatatgtatatgtacattttAAGAAGTTAATTTGGCATGATATATTTCCTTTGTTTGCACTGTTACCAGCACACCACATAACTCTACAATGTAATGTCATCTTGCAGTGACAACTGCTACTTGTTTAGTATTGTGTATGAATTCCCCCTTTTAGCTAGTAGATAAAAGATAGGAATCTTGTAAAAATCTCAATTTGAAAACAAAGCAGATCCAATGCACTGATACAGCAAAATAACTGAATCCTTCAGATAGGTGTGGACTTTCTACATCTACTGCTGTGTTCTTCTCATTCTGATAAATTCAGTGCAAACCTTTTATAAAACAGATCTCAACAGTGAGACAGTAAAAGTTGCACAACACAAAACTTTTGCAATTTGTCTAATACAAAAtgataaactttttttctgttgatctCATGCTCTCATCACGtcatgaatatttgatgtggCAGAGGCCTGGCCCAAACAATCCTCATCTCTTCTCCACTATGTTATCCTTTTGAAGTGTGATGCACTGTGACAATCAGGCAGGATTAGGCTCTCTAAAGGACATGTCCTGCACACGGGATGCTGTCCATGCTCCTAACAAACACAGCGCTGGCTCAGCAGAACTAGAGGCAGGAGTGAAGTCTTCAGGCTTagcagtgtgttggtgtgatcACAAATGTGGCCAAGTCCATCTGTCACAGTAGTATGATATATCAGTTCAGCCTACAGAGGGCATTATTTGTTGGCAAATGTTTCATTatctgtttaaatgaaacacatcTGCCTTTTGACAGGGCATTGAGTCCGTCTGTCAAGATTAATATTTGTAAATGAACCATTCTCTTGTGCATTCTCTTGTCTCTtgctgcatatatatatacacacacacatcatacgcatatacacacacacacacatatatgtatgtatgtatgtgtgcagtaggcgatttgttattttgttatgtatgtatgtatgtatatattttgcaCAATGCAATCATCAAAACCTATTTACCCTGATTTAATTATGAGAATTATGATGGATTGTGTAGTTTTCCCTACATTAATTGATGGTAAATTAAACTGTGTGCTGAGGACTGACTTTCAGAAGTGACACCCAAATACATACAATTACACTCAGGAAAGGCCAGCTCTCCAGGAGCGGTGGCCCAGACTAACTTTCAACATCAAATGTTATCCAATCCCCATATGAGCATTTTAAATGCCACAAATATCTTACTCAAAATAGAACTGACACACTTCACAAGTCTTTTTTTCAAGCATGCCCTTTGAGCATACGCATGTTGCggttcacaacacacactttttagCTCTTCACATTTCACAGAAGATTTTCCTTGCATGAAGTAATGACAGAGTTCACATGAAAGGTATGGAGATGTGTTTGGTCgaattaatgtttttcttttgttgtgatGTTCTAATGGTGACTGTATCTGCTTTCTGAGCAGTGATTGCTCAGAAATttataacatttaaaacaaattgaTATGTGCTAGAGGCATGACACATATAAGAGAGCTGAGAGTTGAAATTCTCTACACCTCTTTATGCTGTAATTATTATTTCCCTGCAGACATGCTTGGAAAGTTGTCAAACCATCCTGTCATTAAGCCATAAAGGCTTCACAGTAGCTTAGtcgttagcactgttgcctcacagcaagagggccctgggtttgaatcctgcCTGCCCCAGGCCCTTTTTGTGTGGAGATTGCATGCTCCCTCtttgtttgcgtgggtttcctccaggtgttccagtttcctcccaccacaaagacatgcatgctaggattagtatcCTAGCAGCAACCTTGACCAAGGCAAAAAGACCTGGGACCTGTACTATGAAGCAGGATTTGTAAGTTAGCAAGGTAATTTCAGGTTTAACCCTGGGTTTTCAGTGTCACGTAGGTGGTTCACTTTTTATCGGGATACATCGCCATGGTAACTTATGCTGCACACCTAACCTGCTCGGGTGTAGGTTATGTTCAAGATAAGAGATCAAAATGTATGAAACACCGCCTACTGACCAATCAATTCTCTTCGAAAATGGCGTCACCGTTCCAGGAAGATCCCGTGGACCTTGATGTGTGGATTACATGATTAATCTTATCATTACAATGGCCAAATTTCATATCAATTAATGTAAATTAACAGGTAAGAAACCATGCTTTGCTGCATTTAGCAAAGCGttcaaataatacatttattcaatTCAGCACTCTCCAAAACAGAAAGCAATTAAAACGGTAACAGCTTGTACTACATTAAAattttttgatattttgagGTCTGATATGTAAGGGATAATATATAGTCCGCCAATCATTACCAAAAAATGAATCCCTTCAGGACGAAACAACACCCCTCCTCTGCGCGTCAGGGTCCAGTTTGTCATATCGGGATTCATTTTTAGATAATGACCGGCAGACTACACATTATCCCTCACTTATATAGATCCTCATTCCCCCCTAGcgttaaacaataaaaaaaatctataaatctaataaataatgaatataaatctataaataatGTAGACCCTATGATGTGTACTGTTATCTTGAGTGAAATACGTGGCTCTAGATCTCTCCATGTTTGCGATTGGTCATCTGGTGCCAACACAACCCTTTTTATGTGAACGTGCTCAAAGCTAGGTTGAGAAAACCTGGGTTGACTTAACAACTTCATAACCACCGTCGTGACATCGCTTATCCGAGACTGCGGTTGTTAGGCTTTGTCAAACCAGCTAACGAAAAGATACCCTGGGTATGTTGAACTTGCTTCGCAGTACAGGcccctggagttggtccccgggcactGACAgcctgctcctagctcatagtgtgtgtgctcactggtgttaggatgggttaaatccAGAGgatccatttcactgctcactgctcagtgtgtgtatgacaactcaataaagtacttcttcatTAGCACTCTATTTATGTAAAAGTCAACTAAATAGTAGATGTCAATTAAGATGTTAACTTGAATTATCAGTCATATCTTCTATTGACTTTAGAGGTTAATCCACTTATGTTCCACAAAAATATGTGGTTTTATTTTCCAGTATTCACGCTGGCTAGTCTTTTGTCACACTGTGTCACACGCGTAAAGCAGTGTTAGTACGTCTTTTATGGACTTAACACGTGGAAGGTGGAAAGAGGAATTGCATAACATGACGTTACTTCAGTCACTGTACAGCTGATGATCTTATGACAGAACCATGTGAATACCTTTTTATCTCCATGTATAACCCGGTAAAGCTCACTTCCTTTTGAACTGAGATACTGACACTGATAAGTGTGCTATCTCAGTGTCCATAAATTAACAGTGCAGAATGTTTATGACCAGGTCATATATGTTCTACAGAAGTTCCCAGGTTCATTCTAATTCTATATCAAAATGGATTTACTTCTCCTTGTTCAGTTATGGGTGTGTCTATCATATTCATAGCAATGCTGATCTGGACATTGATCTTACCGAAACTGCATCCCACCTCAGCTATTTTTTGACTTTGGGCTTTGAACTATCTTcctacatttatttttttcagagggTTAATGGTTAAGGATGTGCCAACTGATGTACTTTGTGTATAAGAGAATGAAAGTTTTGGAATGTCTTTAAACTGTgcacatataaaattttacatgggcttgcaccggcctacctaggtgacttaattacaccctctAACCCCCTTCgaaccctgcgctctcaagattctggactattagtctttccaagagttaaaaagaagtcggCTGGCAACTGAACCTTTTTCCACCGCTctccttcctctggaatggtttacctgcAGAAATTAAGGAAGCAAACTCTCCCCATACCTGGTGAAATTTGTGAAGATAACTCTTCTTTGTGAGATCAGACAACACTGTGGCCATGGTGGTAAAGTTAGAAGTACATCTATAGTAACACCTGACTGGTGATTGGGCTGGTATGTTTGAATCTTGTAGATCTGGAGTTTTGTGAAGCCTTTTGCCCAGGTACTCAGTTTTAGTTTTAGCTTGTGAACATTTGGCTGGAGCAGTTGTTAGACCTGCCTCCTTCATGTGATGGAAAACCAGCCAAAGATGTTTTAATCTCCCAGGTAACACTGACCATCACAACATCATCCAGCCAAACAGAGGTGAGTTTTCTGAGGTCCTGCAGTGCGGTCCCCATTAATTCTCAAAATGTTGCAGAAGGTCCAGGTAAACCAAAGGGCAGGACACAGAACTGCAGAACTGCATGAAACAAACTGGGGTCTGGAAAGCAGCCAGCGATAACTTCTATGTTTATCCAAATCAATAAATGTAACCAACTGGGCCTGTCTTAAtctgtctttttgcttttcagtttCTGGCATGGAATAATGTGAAATTTGGAAGTAGAATTGAAATAATAGAAATCAATTCAAAAGTGCAGACTGTTATGTCTTTCAAGAATTAGAACAGCAAGGTTGTACCATTTGCTTTTTGATGGCTCTATAATCTTCATGTCTTCCAAACTCATCTTTCAAGTCTGGAACAAGCACTTTAGGAATATGGTAGCTCTTCTTCTTGGGTTGTACATTGTCCCTGATAATGAGGTCTGGCAGGATGGGGGTGGTGAAATCAAGTCTACTGTTAAAAAGTAGGAACACAGACCATGGGTTTGCCTTTAACTTTACTGCCTTAACTCCACTGGCAAATGATTTAAGTCAGTGATGGGTGGACTTTGGGGCCCAGGTAAATACAGCTGCTTAACTTCCTTTAACCTCCTTCATGAAAAGATTGAGAGCTGCAGGCTCCTAGGCAATTGTTCATTTAAGAGACTGACATGTGGTATCCTGCGAAAGGAGGTCTGACCTGGAGTGGAGATTTCCTTGATGGTAGGCTCCAGATGCTTCGTAACTTCAAACAGACCCTGTCCAGCAGCTTGCTCTCCTTTGCTGGCAGCACTTAGATCCTTTCAAGCTAATTGAAAAGAACATCACTTAGGTGGCCCAGAAGCCCTGTCAGCTCGTGGTCACATATCATGTCTGAAGTAGAAAAGCAGACTGATGTCTTAGGAACTTCTTGACATGCAAATAAGGTGTGTGACAACTTTTGGTTCCAGTCACAGCCAGTATTGTTCACAAATTTGTGATGCATTTCATTTAAGGTCTGTAGAGCAACAATTAAATGAGAGACTTTTTGCATTACAGTGCATAGGCTAATAAATGTTGCTCTGGTCATGATCTTAAAACCTGTGGGGATGAAATTTGGAGCGCATCACAAGTCCAATCTGCGTTCCGCACTTTGTTCACAAACTATATAAAAATAATGTAACAAACAACCCGTGGAACATTACTGAATACATGTGCTtattgtatattatatatgGCCGATTAACTGACAGCTATCTGTCAGTTagtgcaacaacaacaaactgactttgtcacacacacacagagcagtgaaatTTAGCCTCTGCTAGTAAAGTGGAGCAATGGAATGGAGCCTATGCATTTAACCTCAACATCAAGCTAGGACcacagggaccaactccaggtctttttgccagtgtcTTGATCTTACAAGAACAAGTCCTAGTGCGTGTTTATGTGgtgggagaacatgcaaactccacacagaaaagacagccGGGATTTGAACCTAGGACCATCGCAACTCCAGAAGGAGAGTTCTCAGCTGCATCGTCTTCGTGATCCCTTCCCAGATAGCAAACAATCattgaaatgatgttaaatcaacattccgCTGTCAGGcggcaactggaggagagactttttacactGCAATACATGggcaaataaaaatgtacttgtttgtatatttgaaatTACATAGACTCTCCCCCTACCCTTCCTTGACACCGTATCCcactctcactcctctctgtctctgtccctttgATCATGGCCCAAGCCCCCCTGCGTTCAGAGAGAATGCAAAAACTCAGGCGTCGTagcacctaacagacaccagagTTGAGAAGGTCACCTCAGTTATTAGTTTACCCTGTGAATGGAAATTGGATCATGTCACGGGTCCAATCAACATTTGCTCACTCTAGACAGACACACCACTAAAAGGATAGCaacagataaaatgccagatgccctgctatcctacagttcagctacgTTGCAAGTACAGCGACACTACAGTTCAGCTTAGCatcagttgagctccggttgtgtCAACCGTAATGTAGTCCGTCCATCCGCTCTGCTCGTCCCTGCGAAGAAATGGCCCAGTCTCActgcgacgctaaaagactctCCCagcacacagcagtgacacaaaGTCTCGCTCACAGTCTCCTACTGCCAACCTCAGAAACTCCgctctctcatacctgaacgtggctgggcctgttcttcttcttccctttcctctccctcccttactACCCTTtagtgtgtgtaagtaactccactagaacatcacccATTTTGTTTTGGGTTAAGTGTGCCtctgagtaatgcctcatacttgcgtagttgttcattcatacatactttaggtaactaggatattgttattgcctactgttagttgtttgtcttttgtgagtagtttagatactgctgtatgtatgtatgtagcgGATATGCCTTGTCTCCACTGGAAGCGCGGTTAACTCAACATTAGATTTATTCTGCGCCTTTTGAATTCAGCTGTTGTAATAAACACGTACATGTGCATTGCTACTCTTTGAGTACACCGTAAGtcatttccaagttactgaatgtggtgatcccaGAacttagctagaagtattgaatttgaagagtattactgtacttgctactttaatgctattatttaatatatgttaaggctgaTGAAGAGTTAGGTTCAGCATTAagagcactgagctataaatagtgtttttctgaaaaactataatttcactgggttcaggttctgaaataaagttatggtcacagctaagtgatattagtattaagtctaaaaTTCACAATGAGCCATTCACCAGAATTCCCCTATACCATTGGCACAACAACCTGCATCATAAAGTTTGACATTGACCATATCTATAAGGATTTCCTTGTGGAGTCCTTTTCTGGAGAAGAAATAATATCAGGGAGAAAGCAACAGCCCTGGCTTTGCTGTTCTTGAAGGGAGTACTTTTGGGCAATGTAGGCCATAGTCACAGGCTATGAGTGTGTACTTATTCCCAGTCTTGTTCCTTTCCTAGGGGCAAATGGTACACTCAAAGGGTTCAAAGGGCACCTCAGTTACAGGTAATAGTTTTATGGTAACATTGGCTGGCTTTTTGATTTCAATCATTTTACTTTCTGAGGTTTTACATAGTTCAGGTATGTCCTTACACATACCAGACCATTAAAATGTCTACATGTTCTGACCCATGTTTCAGGCAGACTGTTTGGACCTTGGGATAAAATGTGCCAAGGTCCTGACTACACACAGTTTTAGGAAGAGTCATCTGTAATTGGTAGTCTTGCCTCTGGTGTAAAGCATAATGCTGCAGACACAAGGCCTAGGCTCAGAGAGGAGATTGTGCTTGGCTGGTAGGTGTCATAACTGGGTTTACTTTAATGCCAGTGACTCACCATATTGTGAGTGAATTAAGGAATCTGTTAGAGTTTGTGTTGCTAATTAGCACCCTTTTCAGGTCAAAATGTCCTTGGTCTTGGTCATTTTCAACTCACAAACAGCGATAATGTACACTCACTTTGTTTTGGTAATTAGTTGCGAACTCTCACCTTTTGGAAAGTATGTTTAAGCTGGCTCAGCTCTGAGAGGTGTTAGGCAAGTACCTAGACAGAGAGGAGTACTGCGCTTGTAGGTGTCATagcttgttcttgtttttttgtcagtctaAGGATAGAAGAGAGCCTCTCAGGACTAAGATGGGGTCTCACTGGAATGCcattggaaagagagagtgtgcatcCCTAAACTAGAATTTAAGTTTGTTCAGTTACATTGAATTTGCCATAGGACCACTGTGGCGTCTTTATTTTGAATTGCttccattcatttttgtttaggTGAACACCATATTTTGACTCTTTGTCTGGCTTACCCACCTTACTTACGGTCAGTAACGCTCACCTTTCCACACATATATCATGTAGCTTGAAGACTGATCTCTGTTAAGTACAGAAGTGCATctcatgtgatgtttgtgttcTGTTACTGTAGTTTTTGTCTATGAATTCATTTTAGCTCAATTTTCCTGATTCTTTTGAAACATTAAGAAAATGTTACCCTCCTAGAGTTACAGATGAAATGCTCATGGACTTGATATTTCTGTTGAGAGCCTACGGTGGGACattcaaaatataattttacCTATTActcaaatgcatattttaacAAAAGTTTAAATTACAGCACAGCAGAAATTGGTCAGATAATCTGTGTTGACAACAGTGTTGAggacaatttttaaaaaaaaaatgaatgtgtattcagtctctttttaagaaacacaaacacaaaatgatcaTATGCTTACTTTCCTTGAgacatgatttttattttacatatttttaagaTTTCTATGATGTGCTGGGGTTTCAAACTAATTTGGGTTTTTAAGACGATCATTCACTCTAAGAATAGTTCAAGAGAATGATGTCAGCTTTCTTTTACCTCTTGTAGAGAATCTCCAACCATCTAAGATCCTTTGCACATCACATTTCATAATGAAAATATCTAATACTTGTATGACTTGTACTCCTGTGCATGTATTTTCATAGAAACCTATACCAAAATAACTTCTGTGACATAAAATACTTTGTAGATGTTGTGTAATTAAATCCAGCTACAGGCCATAAATGTAGCAAATCTGATTTGATGAATAATGGTTTTATGTAGATGGTGATATGCATGTCAAAAACTATGACATGAATAAGTAAACAAAACTTTCACAGTCAGTGCAACTACAATGCAGTGTTCATTGTCCAGCTGGTGAATTATTTTGAAATCCCACCAGACACAGCGTCTCTCTGATTTAATCCTAAACTGATAGTTAGTCAACCTTTCTTAAGaattgaacagagagagatatctgCTGTGTCATGCCAACATGATCGTAAAGTTAAACATTAATTACCTTGTTTAAAGGTACTGTATGGATAGGACGCTTTCTTCAGGTTCATTTGGCGAACCCACGCTTGGATCATCATGGCAGATTTTGGAGAGATCCTTCGGGCTGTTGGTGATTTTGGACTCTTCCAAAAGCTTCTCTTATTTGGGCTCTGCTTCCCAAACCTCCTTCTACCTTTTCACCTTGCCAGTTTAATCTTCAACCAGGCAGACACTGGTCACCACTGTAACACAGATTGGATCTTGAAGATAGATGCTAATCTGTCCATAGAAGAACAGCTGAATCTGACTGTGCCTCGGCTTCAGGATGGCTCTTTCAGCAACTGTGAGATGTTCATCCCTGTAGACTGGGATATCAGTGCTATAAGAGAGCATGGCCTCAACAAAACCACCTCCTGCACCAGTGGATGGGTGCATTATGATTCAATTTATGAATCAACCATTATCACTGATGTAAGTATTGGTTTTAATGGGTTGAATGgttttaattgttgttgttttaagagAAGTGTGTTATTGCAGTGTTcaactgacactgacatggtGAGACTTAAAACAATATGTGACACGTTCTGGAATAATTTCTTAAACTATTTTTTcattgacattttaaaatactaATCTTTCAATTAACAATGTACAAACTAGTTAGCAAGGGAAATATGCGAATTGCTATGCAATGAACTACTTTATATCAATTATATTCATTATGATCATTATACATCAAAGCATTATGTATCATTGTCCTTCATCTGAACTCATCAATTATCATCAAATTTTGTGGCATTATATGGATTCTTCTTCTACTACTGCTACTAGTTGTagtaataattaataataattaatagaCTAATAGGCTAGCCTAACTTTCTGAGCTTCCTGTGCATCTTAATGGGGAGTGGGgttatgtttgaaaatgaataaatgtagcTTTGTGTAAAACATGAGGCCAAGTTGTTATAAAGGTAAAACTTGAATGAGCTTGTATTGATTTTCAGTTTGATCTTGTTTGTGAAAATGGGAATGCAGTTGGACTTGCACAAACTATCTTCATGGCTGGTATTCTTGTCGGGTCACTGCTGTTTGGACCTTTTGTTGAATCGTAAGTTCTCAAATAAAATCATTCTGCATGAATTAGAATTAATTTTGGGTTCCCAGCTTTTAATGGTTAGTTGTAGAAGAAACTTGTGTAGCCGTCAGCTAATACATGTGTACAAAGATTTTCTGCTATAGGTCAAACAGATCAGGAAGTATATCCTTATGCAAGTGGACTTGCACAATGCACAAGAGAGACCATAGAGAATAATATCTGCcatgtgtttgcattttgtgcTCTTCAGCAGACCCCTGAACTGCCTGTatttagtttaaaaataaaatgcatttacaatttacaatttggtatttagcagacgcttttagccaaagtgacttacaataagtgcatcagtcagatcctattacctcataaacagagatcacaataaggctgtgcATTAATTTGCcctttattttacattattccAGACTTGGTCGCCAGCGAGCCACACAGATACCAGTGGTGCTCATGTTGATTTTTACAGTGGTAACGGGACTTTCTCCAAACTTCTATGTATACCTTGTATCCCAGTTTATTGTTGGAATTTCATATGGTGGATTTCGAGTCAACTGCATTGTACTTGGTAATGTATTGATATGGTATATACCAAAAATGCAATGTTCATATTGTACCAGTTGTCCTGTAACATTTGCATTGTACTTTGCTCCAAATGTTATTCCTGTTGCATAACTCCACACCAGCTTTCTGTTCAATTAAAACATTATTGTGTGTTGTTTCCCTgatttaaaatgtcagaatacAGGTATCCTGTATGCTTgaattttccctttttccccaACCTCTCTAGCAACTGAATGGATTGGAGTCAAAACCAGATCTTATGCTGCATGTGGGACACAAGCATTGGGCGGCGTGGGACAGGCAGTCCTTGCTGGAATTATATACTTTGTCCGAAACTGGAGAATCGCCCAGTTCGTCATGGCAGCCCCAATTGCTGTGGTGGCTTGTTACATATGGTATGCATATTTTGTTGCCCCCATCTTTACTGAAACCTGGAAGTCTGACCCCTCAGTGAGCTTACACATTGTGTCTGAGTAGCATGTagtcctggagtttgtctgttttgtttgggttgCTATTTACAATTACATGCACCTTGAAAGGTTCGTTCCAGAGTCTGCTAGGTGGCTCCTGGATCGAGGTAAAACTGAAGAGGCCAAAAAGCTGATTCTCAAGGCAGCCGCAATTAATAAACGCACAATCCCTGACTCCATACTGATGAAGGTGGAGCATACCTTACCAACATTTGTTAAATGTTCCAACTCATCATTTAATCATCGCTAGTCTCTGAatacttcattttctctttcaggtcacAAATGATAAGCcagtagagagagggggaattaAAAGTCTCTTTGCCTCACCTATTCTCAGGAGGTACTTCCTGTATTTAACATTTGGATGGTGAGTTTATTTCTTGGATGTTCTCCATAATGTTAACCATTTTAGCTTTTGTACAAGATTTAGTCAAAGTTCAAATTTGCTTCTGAATAAGACCTTGTAACTAACAGTtctgaaagcaaacaaataaagtgaaaaccttgaaaaaaatgcagatgtgttataacacaatgtttttgtgttttcattaatcCTTAGGTGTGCATTAAACCTGTCatatttctgcctttctctgaaCGTTGGCAAATTTGGCCTCGATATATTCGTTACACAAC contains:
- the LOC115812207 gene encoding solute carrier family 22 member 13-like; translated protein: MADFGEILRAVGDFGLFQKLLLFGLCFPNLLLPFHLASLIFNQADTGHHCNTDWILKIDANLSIEEQLNLTVPRLQDGSFSNCEMFIPVDWDISAIREHGLNKTTSCTSGWVHYDSIYESTIITDFDLVCENGNAVGLAQTIFMAGILVGSLLFGPFVESLGRQRATQIPVVLMLIFTVVTGLSPNFYVYLVSQFIVGISYGGFRVNCIVLATEWIGVKTRSYAACGTQALGGVGQAVLAGIIYFVRNWRIAQFVMAAPIAVVACYIWFVPESARWLLDRGKTEEAKKLILKAAAINKRTIPDSILMKVTNDKPVERGGIKSLFASPILRRYFLYLTFGWCALNLSYFCLSLNVGKFGLDIFVTQLIFGLTEVPAHLLCIWLLEVAGRKLSLICTLLLGGFVCLLILAVPQDGAIAITALATAGRFLMNWAGSVCNIYVQELFPTSIRQTAAGLGATATRVAGMLSPPLNLLEVYHWTIPTLVFSTLSLIGGALAFLLPETRCKELPDSTEEAEGRRKGDILKKIETGPANEKCKGPKATKL